The nucleotide window ACTTCAGGATGCAAAGAAACAGCTTCAGGAGGCTGCAGAAAAACAGAATGGACTTCCTGAAAATAGAAAGGAACCGGAGCAGAAACCTGAACCGGAACCTTATCGTCCTTCCGAACCGGAAGAACCTGTTCAGAAACCTGAGCCGTTACCTGAACCGGAACCTGAGCCTGAATTTGACCCTGAACCGGAACAGCTGCGGAAACCTGAGCCGGAAGCTGAACCAGAATCAGAAGAGGAACCTCTTTATGAAGAAGAACCTCTCTATGAAGAACCGTCAGCACCAGGGGAATCAGTTGAGCCTCTTTTAAGTGAAGATGAGCTGGAAGATGCTGCCGATGAATTTGATTACAACCAGTCATTGCCTCAGAATGAAGCAACGGAATATGAGCCGGACGAAAACATTATGGATGATGAAGATATTCTCCGTAAAAGTGATTCTCCGGATTCAATAATGCCTGAAAATGACATGGATTCTCCTTATGAGGAACCTATGTTCTCTGATGAAGATGAGCTTCGTGATGCCTATGACATGATGAAGGAAGATCCTGATGAAAATGAAATAGAAGAAGTTCTTCCTGCTGAAGATGAAGAAGCATTACCTTCAGAAGCCGGAGACCCTGAGGTTGAACTGGAAAGTGAACCGGAACCTGCAGCTTCAGAGGAAACTGAGGCAGAAGCAGGACCTGAATCAGATGCAGGAGCCGAACCTGAGGAACAGGATATTGATTCCCTTGCCCATGAAATTGCCAGTGAAGCAGATGATGATGAGGAACTGGACTGGCCTGCAATTACTCCGGAGGAACTTGCCTTTGCAGAAAGCCAGCCTGCCGTACGTCCGGAAGAAGATGTCTATGAAATGGCAGCAGATACGATACGGCGCATTGTTGATGAACTTACTGAATATGAAACTTCACAGAAGTTCAGTCTTACAAGCAAACTGTTTCAGAATCTTAAAGCCTTTTCACAGTTTCTTCCTGACGGAAAGTCAGATGCGTTTTTAAGAAGCCGTACAAACCTGCAGCTGGAGTTCATTATTGCAAGACGAAGCGGTAAGAGAGGTCTCCTTGCCCAGGCCAGTGCAATCAGGGATCAGCTTGGTGATGATGATATATCCGGAGTTAACTTTGACAAGAAAAAGCTTGCGCTCACCATTCTTAATTCAATGCTTCCTCTTGTTTATGAACTTCCTGATAAGGAAAAGTCCGGTAAGCTTGAAAAAGAAGTTGAGCGCATGTTTGAAAAGATTACAAATACATGATTCGTGAACGGGTCAGAATTTCGTTTGAGTCTGGTGTAATAAGAACGTCATTTTCAAGACGGGTTCCACCCAGTTCAGGATCATAAAGTCCCGGTTCAAGGGTGATGATGTTGCCGGGAACAAATACCTGATCTTCTGCAGCCCTCATGCTGATGAACGGAGATTCATGAATCTCAAGACCTGTCCCGTGGCCAAGACCATGGGGCATTTTTTTGCCTGCAGCTGCAAAAATCTCATCAGCCTTTCTTGCGGCATCAATTATTTTTTTGCCGGGCATGTAAAGTTTTCTGCATTCTTCAGCTGCTGTCTGTACGAGATCAAGAAGTTTTTCCTGTTCTTTATTAAGAGGCCCCTTTGCTACAGTAATCGTACAGTCGGAAGCATATCCTTCATAGCATACCCCGTAATCAAGAATGCTTAATCCCTGACATCCCCACGGGCCGCCTGTGTATCCCGGAAATGCGTGGATTGCAAATGAACGCTGCGGTCCTGCGGCAAGAGTATCAAAACTTGTACGTTCGGCTCCTTTGCTTCTGAGGTAACGTTCTGCAAAAAGTGCAATGTCAGTTTCTGTAAGCGAAGGATTTGATTTTACCATGCGTTCGATTTCATCTGTCATTTCATCAGTTATGGCACAGGCATTTTTTGTACATTGAATTTCATATTCATCTTTTACGGCGCGGCATTCTTCCACAAAATCATGAACGGAGTTTTCCGTGCAGAAAATATCCCAGCCTTTAACTTCATTCTTGAATTTCAGGAATTCAACATGAGTGGTAGCATCAGGAAGGGCAGCTTTTTTTTCTCCGGCATCATTTTTAAATTCGCCGTCAAATAAAGCAAGTACAGCCTTTACTGTGGTAAGGTAGTCTCTGTTATAGTCAGTGTAGGGAAGTACCCGGTCAGCATGAGCTTTCTGTGATGCAAGGTTTACGTCCCATGGAACGAGAACCGAATGACCTGATGAGTGAAGTACAAGAACGGCATCGTTGGGATGACCTGTAAGATATCTGACGGAAACATCCCTTCCGTCTTCGCTGTCGTGGAATATGGCTGCCTGAATGTCATGTTCCTTCATGTAGGCACAGACTTTTTCTCTCCGCGCCCTGAAAATTGAATCTAACTCTTTCATATAAAACCTCCTGTAAAATCCTGACTTATGTTTTTTTTAGCGGTGCCTGATTTTTGATAAGGCCCCTTTCAAAATGGAATCTCTTGTGATGACAAGAAGGAAAATTCCGCAGACGGCGAACAGTGCTGCAGTTATACCCACTGGAAGTCCCATGGAGATAAAGCGGCTGTGGCCTGCAAAAATTTCCAGCAGTCTTTTCTTCATGAGAATGACGGGAATTACTGCTGCTGCAGAAAAGACGGCGGTTTTTGCCCCGTAAAGAAGGCTTTCAAGAATGATTTTTTTAGCCTGAATGAATTTATTCTTTCTGAAGAAAATAAAAAGCATTACCGTGTTTACAAAACTTGCAGCCGTAAGGGCAAAGGCAATTCCTTTTCCTTCATATTTTCCTACCAGAAGTGCTGCAAGAAGGATGTTTACTGCAAAATTTACAAGTCCTGCGACTGTCGGGCTTTTTGTATCTGACTGAGCGTAGAATGCAGGTCCCAGTATTCTGTTTAATGCTATGAACAGAAGTCCTGCAATGTGAAAGTTAAATACTGAAGTCGTCTGTTTTATAGAGTTTTCATCGAACTTTCCTGAAGCGTAAACAAGTGTTATCAGGGAGTCTCCCATGGCTACAGCATAGAAAGTAATCGGAATTGAAATCAGTGTCATTATTTTTACGGCTGTCGTAAGCATGGAGTTGAAGTCGTTCCACAGCTGTTTTTTTACAAACCCCGTAAGGTCAGGAAGAATTATTGTTCCTATAGTAACTGCACAGATTCCCAGAATAAGTTCCTGAAGCCTGAGAGAATACTGAAGGGAAGAAACAACTCCTGTTCCGGCTCTGGTTGCAAGGGCTGAAGAAACAAGATCATTTACCTGGTAGCCGGCCATTCCGATGATGGTAGGTCCTATAAGCAGAAGAACTTTTTTTGTTCCCGGGTTTGTGAACGCATTTTTCAGTGAAGTGAGCTTTATTTTCCAGCCAGTTTTAAGAACGAAGGGAAGCTGGAAAAGACACTGAATGCTTCCTCCTGTTATTACGCCGATTGCCATTGCCCTGGCAGGATTTTTCGTTACCGGTGCAAGGACATATGTGGCGGTTATTACTATTGAATTGAAGAGAATCGGAGTAAAGCCTGAGGGAGAAAATATTTTAAGCCCGTTAAGGATTCCTTGAAAAAAGGCAGCGATTGAAATAACTACAAGGTACGGAAACATTATGCGGGTAAGAACTGCTGCTTCACTGAGGGATTCAGGATTTTTGTAGAAAATGCGCAGGATCACTGGAGTGAATATCATTCCCAGGGTTACAAAAAGTACCGTACAGAAAGAAACAAGGGTGAAGGTTGAATTGATGAACTGCTGGATTGTCTTTTTTCCTTCTTCCCCGTCGTTTTCTTCAAGATATCCCTTGAATGTAGGAATGAATGCAACAGAAATTGAGTTTTCCGCAAAAAGCCTTCTGAAAAGGTTTGGTATCATAAAAGCATTTGTAAATGCATCCGAAATGCTGCTGGTTCCCATAAATCTTGACTTTGTTGTTTCTCTTATGAGTCCCAGTATTCTTGAAAGCAGAGTCAGAACTGAAAGAGAAAGCCCTTTTGAAAGTAGTGAGCGGGATTTTTTCTGTTCAGGCTGAACAGCCGGTTTTTCATCATTATTATTCATGGGGTGAGTATAGAACTTTGCGGAGATTTTATAAAGGGAAGTGCATAAAACTGCGGAGTTTCTCTAAAAAAAAGACACGTTTTCTATTGGGGTTAAACCCTTGAGTTTTAATCAGTTTCTTTATAAACTTGTACATTGACTATGTGTGGCTGTTTTAACAGAAACCGCACTTTTATTGAAAATACGAATTTTATTCTATAAATTCAGTCAGATTTTGACAGATACTTTTGCGGAGATTTTTTGTTATGGAAAATTCACAGATTGACGTTACTTCCATGAAACCGGTGGTAAAACC belongs to Treponema rectale and includes:
- a CDS encoding M24 family metallopeptidase: MKELDSIFRARREKVCAYMKEHDIQAAIFHDSEDGRDVSVRYLTGHPNDAVLVLHSSGHSVLVPWDVNLASQKAHADRVLPYTDYNRDYLTTVKAVLALFDGEFKNDAGEKKAALPDATTHVEFLKFKNEVKGWDIFCTENSVHDFVEECRAVKDEYEIQCTKNACAITDEMTDEIERMVKSNPSLTETDIALFAERYLRSKGAERTSFDTLAAGPQRSFAIHAFPGYTGGPWGCQGLSILDYGVCYEGYASDCTITVAKGPLNKEQEKLLDLVQTAAEECRKLYMPGKKIIDAARKADEIFAAAGKKMPHGLGHGTGLEIHESPFISMRAAEDQVFVPGNIITLEPGLYDPELGGTRLENDVLITPDSNEILTRSRIMYL
- the murJ gene encoding murein biosynthesis integral membrane protein MurJ, coding for MNNNDEKPAVQPEQKKSRSLLSKGLSLSVLTLLSRILGLIRETTKSRFMGTSSISDAFTNAFMIPNLFRRLFAENSISVAFIPTFKGYLEENDGEEGKKTIQQFINSTFTLVSFCTVLFVTLGMIFTPVILRIFYKNPESLSEAAVLTRIMFPYLVVISIAAFFQGILNGLKIFSPSGFTPILFNSIVITATYVLAPVTKNPARAMAIGVITGGSIQCLFQLPFVLKTGWKIKLTSLKNAFTNPGTKKVLLLIGPTIIGMAGYQVNDLVSSALATRAGTGVVSSLQYSLRLQELILGICAVTIGTIILPDLTGFVKKQLWNDFNSMLTTAVKIMTLISIPITFYAVAMGDSLITLVYASGKFDENSIKQTTSVFNFHIAGLLFIALNRILGPAFYAQSDTKSPTVAGLVNFAVNILLAALLVGKYEGKGIAFALTAASFVNTVMLFIFFRKNKFIQAKKIILESLLYGAKTAVFSAAAVIPVILMKKRLLEIFAGHSRFISMGLPVGITAALFAVCGIFLLVITRDSILKGALSKIRHR